A window of the Penaeus monodon isolate SGIC_2016 chromosome 38, NSTDA_Pmon_1, whole genome shotgun sequence genome harbors these coding sequences:
- the LOC119596629 gene encoding uncharacterized protein LOC119596629 translates to MPAIVRPVNGSLPARTRQSVLSGNLQEVRAWLSEAEGDVNAADQLGFPLLYTACATGHRDIVKELLQHYDLHLNSRHTGSEKYVVGRDCRDLTPLCIAAFNGHEDCVELLLKASLPCQIDTSAWPRHSGTAIMSACDNNHWNIVSLIFRHQRRLSLKELDHILPKARANNRLALVFSILYELFSKSVVRREWSQATSLLKRLREDVSLCVPLAEAVISRNAGEVRSLLRKESQQPLDGVLLATAVEGSSEDVLELLLNHVSYAEDTLGHALLLTSLNNNLEILPALLRQFFGGYKYATLSQARRIAEEAHYRDAERLLANALEASAHACIQRDSRNVSPAASPSPPGLSSQVWLVPPRVASGAGAPVSLDDACYRTDTSPRGLVLILNYKDFDGKPDLLREGSDLDVRNLQDTFGQMGYATQVHCNLTEDQTMLNVINFRDHERLRTCGSVVVVVMSHGVARQTFHTSDMQVFTVDKLLKLFSDRECPRLKGKAKVFLFNFCRGTDVSRMVYQTDAVRTAHNDMLCVYSAQEGFVSLRHPVLGTPFVRTWCQVLANNAYNTNMYRLLQKFMKQYSETAEGVSVEIQNLNFNKEFWFMPQQTQAQQAQQTQKPPA, encoded by the exons aGGACACGCCAGTCAGTCTTAAGCGGCAACTTGCAAGAAGTCCGTGCGTGGCTTTCCGAGGCGGAAGGTGACGTCAACGCCGCTGACCAACTCGGGTTCCCTCTCCTATATACGGCTTGCGCTACGGGTCACCGGGACATCGTCAAGGAACTCCTCCAGCATTACGACCTCCACCTCAACTCCAGGCACACGGGCTCGGAGAAGTACGTGGTCGGGAGGGACTGTCGAGATTTGACTCCCCTGTGCATCGCGGCTTTTAACGGCCATGAGGACTGCGTTGAGCTGCTGTTGAAGGCTTCTTTGCCG TGCCAAATCGACACGAGCGCTTGGCCCAGGCACTCAGGCACGGCCATCATGAGTGCCTGTGACAATAACCACTGGAACATCGTCTCCCTCATCTTCCGCCACCAGCGACGCCTCTCCCTCAAGGAACTCGACCACATCCTGCCGAAGGCCCGGGCGAACAACAGGCTGGCTCTCGTGTTCTCCATCCTCTACGAGCTGTTCTCCAAAAGCGTCGTCAGGAGAGAGTGGAGTCAGGCTACGAGTCTCCTGAAGAGGCTGCGGGAGGACGTGAGTCTCTGCGTGCCCTTAGCGGAGGCCGTGATTTCCAGGAACGCAGGGGAAGTGAGGAGCCTCCTGCGGAAGGAGAGCCAGCAGCCCTTAGACGGGGTCCTCCTAGCCACGGCTGTCGAAGGGAGCAGCGAAGACGTCCTGGAGTTGCTCCTGAACCACGTGTCCTACGCCGAAGACACGCTCGGACACGCCCTGTTGCTCACCAGCCTCAACAACAACCTGGAAATCCTGCCGGCGCTCCTTCGTCAGTTCTTCGGGGGCTACAAGTACGCGACGCTGAGCCAGGCCAGGAGGATCGCCGAAGAAGCTCATTACAGAGACGCCGAGAGGCTCCTGGCCAACGCTCTCGAGGCCTCTGCGCACGCGTGCATC caaCGAGACAGCAGGAACGTATCGCCCGCCGCTTCGCCTTCTCCTCCGGGGCTGTCATCTCAg GTGTGGCTGGTGCCGCCGCGCGTGGCGTCGGGCGCGGGGGCGCCGGTCTCCTTGGACGACGCCTGCTACCGCACCGACACGTCCCCGCGCGGCCTCGTGCTCATCCTCAACTACAAGGACTTCGACGGCAAGCCGGACCTGCTGCGGGAGGGCTCCGACCTGGACGTGCGCAACCTGCAGGACACCTTCGGCCAGATGGGCTACGCGACGCAGGTGCACTGCAACCTGACGGAGGACCAGACGATGCTCAACGTGATCAACTTCCGCGACCACGAGCGCCTGCGGACCTGCGGCAGCGTCGTGGTCGTGGTCATGAGCCACGGGGTCGCCCGCCAGACCTTCCACACCTCGGACATGCAGGTCTTCACGGTGGACAAACTCCTGAAGCTGTTCTCGGACCGGGAGTGCCCCCGCCTCAAGGGCAAAGCCAAGGTGTTCCTGTTCAACTTCTGCCGCGGCACCGACGTGTCCCGGATGGTCTACCAGACCGACGCGGTACGGACGGCGCACAACGACATGCTGTGCGTGTACTCGGCCCAGGAGGGCTTCGTCTCGCTGCGGCATCCGGTCCTGGGCACGCCCTTCGTCAGAACCTGGTGCCAAGTCCTCGCCAACAACGCTTACAACACCAACATGTACCGCCTCCTGCAGAAGTTCATGAAGCAGTATTCCGAAACGGCCGAGGGGGTGTCGGTTGAGATCCAGAACCTCAACTTCAACAAAGAATTCTGGTTCATGCCACAGCAGACGCAGGCGCAGCAGGCGCAGCAGACGCAGAAACCGCCGGCGTAG